Proteins encoded within one genomic window of Armatimonadota bacterium:
- the dnaJ gene encoding molecular chaperone DnaJ, with protein MAQRDPYEVLGVSRSASADEIKSAYRRLARKYHPDVNQGDPASEEKFKEVSGAYEVLSDPDKRARFDQFGTTEGMPQDPFFGGAGGGGIGDLFDMFFGASGGQQGRRRTPAQDGDDLRLDLQISLLDVINGLSKEVDVNRASECSDCSGSGVEGGGQPSQCGGCNGSGVVSAVRNTFLGQVRTQTACPKCNGHGFTITNPCRKCSGQGVRPSTDKVLINIPQGVETGSTIHMPGHGSDGVRGGRPGDLYVVLHVAEDGPFVRRGQHVLTGIDITVSQAILGDEMTIDGIDKELTVEIPSGAQPGQKVTLKGEGLPPLHGGRRGDLVVELNVTVPKKVSEAEARLIREFAELRGEKVPDGKSSLFGGLFGKKK; from the coding sequence ATGGCCCAACGGGACCCGTATGAGGTGCTGGGGGTATCGCGTTCCGCCAGCGCAGACGAAATCAAGTCGGCATATCGCCGACTTGCTCGCAAGTATCACCCTGACGTTAACCAGGGTGACCCAGCTTCTGAAGAGAAATTTAAGGAAGTCTCCGGTGCGTACGAAGTTCTCTCTGACCCGGACAAGCGAGCCCGATTCGATCAGTTTGGAACCACCGAAGGCATGCCTCAAGACCCGTTCTTTGGCGGAGCGGGTGGCGGCGGAATCGGCGATCTTTTCGATATGTTCTTCGGAGCTTCCGGCGGACAACAGGGAAGGCGACGAACACCGGCTCAAGATGGTGATGATCTTCGTCTCGATCTGCAGATTTCCCTTCTTGATGTCATCAACGGGCTTTCTAAAGAAGTGGATGTCAATCGCGCTTCGGAGTGTTCAGATTGTAGCGGTTCGGGCGTCGAGGGTGGAGGGCAGCCGAGCCAATGTGGTGGCTGTAATGGTTCGGGAGTTGTTTCCGCAGTCAGAAACACGTTCCTCGGGCAAGTTCGCACCCAGACCGCATGTCCGAAGTGTAACGGTCATGGGTTCACAATCACCAATCCTTGCCGTAAGTGCTCGGGGCAGGGCGTTCGACCCTCGACCGACAAAGTTCTGATCAATATTCCGCAAGGTGTCGAAACTGGTTCGACAATCCACATGCCTGGTCACGGCTCCGATGGAGTTCGCGGTGGTAGGCCGGGAGATTTGTATGTTGTTCTTCATGTCGCCGAAGATGGTCCGTTTGTCCGGCGCGGACAGCATGTGTTGACTGGAATCGATATCACCGTTAGCCAAGCAATTCTCGGCGACGAGATGACCATCGATGGGATCGACAAGGAGCTAACGGTCGAGATCCCGAGCGGCGCTCAACCTGGTCAGAAGGTGACTTTAAAAGGCGAAGGCTTACCGCCCCTTCACGGTGGCCGAAGAGGTGACCTGGTGGTTGAACTCAACGTCACCGTTCCTAAGAAGGTGAGCGAAGCCGAGGCGCGGCTGATTCGAGAGTTTGCTGAACTACGCGGTGAGAAAGTGCCTGATGGCAAGTCCAGCCTCTTCGGCGGGCTGTTTGGAAAGAAGAAATGA
- the prmA gene encoding 50S ribosomal protein L11 methyltransferase, with amino-acid sequence MNWILIKAHLSPAPADWSPIIEIFRDFGIENTLEEKEAIVGCYVDVDGVQDQIDGLKKALSEVGVDEVTSEPLVEVDWENEWKKFFKPRRVGQHFVVRPTWESFEAQRDDKIIILDPGQAFGTGDHPTTRNCLAYLEKYVQPGLDVLDLGCGSGILAVGAKLLQAGEVCAIDIDPISVEVAKENFERNEVEVLTAVGDVLSLQFEAEWDIVVSNIISATLINLAPDATYALRSGGKWIVSGIISQNWADVKKAAEKQGLDYIEHVEEDGWVAGVFSKN; translated from the coding sequence ATGAACTGGATCTTGATCAAGGCGCACCTCTCGCCCGCTCCCGCTGACTGGTCGCCGATCATTGAGATATTTCGAGATTTTGGGATCGAAAACACACTCGAGGAAAAGGAAGCTATTGTCGGGTGTTACGTCGATGTCGATGGCGTTCAGGATCAAATTGACGGTCTCAAGAAAGCTCTCTCCGAAGTCGGGGTCGACGAAGTCACCTCCGAGCCACTCGTGGAAGTCGATTGGGAAAATGAATGGAAGAAGTTCTTCAAACCTCGACGGGTAGGACAGCACTTTGTTGTCAGGCCAACTTGGGAATCCTTTGAAGCCCAAAGGGACGATAAGATCATCATTCTTGATCCGGGACAGGCGTTCGGAACTGGTGACCACCCGACTACAAGGAACTGCCTTGCTTACTTAGAAAAATATGTCCAGCCTGGGCTCGATGTGTTGGACCTCGGCTGCGGCTCAGGAATTCTTGCGGTCGGAGCCAAGCTCCTGCAAGCAGGCGAAGTTTGTGCGATTGACATCGATCCCATTTCGGTTGAAGTTGCGAAAGAGAACTTTGAGCGAAACGAAGTCGAAGTTCTTACCGCCGTCGGCGACGTTCTCTCTCTTCAGTTCGAGGCAGAATGGGACATCGTCGTTTCCAACATCATTTCGGCGACCCTGATCAACCTTGCTCCGGACGCGACTTACGCGCTCCGATCAGGCGGGAAGTGGATCGTTAGCGGAATTATCTCCCAGAACTGGGCGGACGTGAAGAAGGCCGCGGAAAAGCAGGGGCTAGACTACATCGAGCATGTCGAAGAAGACGGCTGGGTTGCCGGAGTATTCTCGAAGAACTAA
- a CDS encoding vitamin B12 dependent-methionine synthase activation domain-containing protein — MSEPEKTCTYDPLHELMARFENVKISDSSVNSFDGLSIEEQLQKHIVDGIKKGLETRLDEARETYSPLQIINDLLLAGMKTVGELFGAGKMQLPFVLQSAEVMKAAVRHLEQFMEKEEGSEKGSILLATVAGDVHDIGKNLVDIILTNNGYRVVNIGIKQPIQAIIEGAQQHKCHAIGLSGLLVKSTIIMKDNLIELNDRGLSAFPVILGGAALTRSYVEEDLRAIYKGQVFYAQDAFEGLRLMEELGSSSAAQPVADEESFPERVRSHRVDTLDPVLYTFDGTRSEIQPLPESPSLPFYGARAATKFDIFELYKYINPIALFRGQWQFKRQDGMGNIEFNEWLEANVRPTFDRLCRELGNVMQPKVKWGYFPCHSDGNDLVIYQDDSRTERLRFTFPRQRDGRRLCLSDFFRPIGATPDTVGFQIVTAGSAISELERELFAKGEYQDYLFTHGMGVETAEALAEYWHRQVRIEMGIADQEPDEMRLLFSAKYHGARYSFGYPACPNLEDQAKLFELLQPEDIGIGLTEEFMLTPEQSTSAIVVHHPEAKYFNIR; from the coding sequence GTGAGCGAACCTGAGAAAACGTGTACTTACGACCCATTGCACGAACTCATGGCTCGGTTTGAAAACGTCAAGATTTCTGACTCTTCTGTTAACTCGTTTGATGGACTTTCGATCGAGGAACAACTTCAGAAGCACATCGTCGATGGGATCAAGAAGGGACTCGAAACTCGTTTGGATGAAGCCAGAGAGACCTATTCACCCCTCCAAATCATCAATGATCTCTTGCTCGCAGGCATGAAGACAGTGGGAGAGCTGTTCGGCGCAGGCAAAATGCAACTTCCCTTCGTTCTCCAAAGCGCCGAGGTGATGAAGGCTGCGGTTCGCCATCTTGAGCAATTCATGGAGAAAGAAGAAGGCTCGGAGAAGGGCTCGATCCTCCTCGCAACGGTCGCCGGTGACGTGCACGACATCGGTAAGAACCTAGTTGACATCATTCTCACGAACAACGGATATCGGGTTGTCAACATTGGTATCAAGCAGCCGATTCAGGCAATCATCGAAGGTGCCCAGCAGCACAAGTGCCACGCTATCGGGCTGAGTGGTCTCCTGGTCAAGAGCACCATCATCATGAAGGACAACTTGATCGAGCTCAACGACCGAGGTCTTTCCGCCTTCCCGGTGATTCTTGGCGGAGCAGCCTTAACGAGGTCTTATGTCGAAGAGGATCTTCGGGCGATCTACAAAGGTCAAGTCTTTTACGCGCAAGATGCCTTCGAGGGGCTCCGACTCATGGAAGAGCTAGGCTCTAGTTCCGCAGCACAGCCGGTCGCCGACGAAGAGTCGTTCCCTGAACGAGTTAGATCCCACCGAGTTGATACTCTTGATCCGGTTCTCTACACCTTCGACGGAACCCGCTCAGAAATCCAACCATTACCTGAGAGTCCTTCACTTCCCTTCTACGGAGCCCGAGCGGCAACAAAGTTCGATATCTTCGAGCTGTACAAATACATCAACCCTATCGCCCTCTTCCGAGGTCAGTGGCAGTTCAAACGACAGGACGGCATGGGAAACATCGAGTTCAACGAATGGCTCGAAGCCAATGTCCGCCCGACATTTGACCGACTCTGCCGCGAACTTGGCAACGTCATGCAACCCAAAGTGAAGTGGGGGTACTTCCCTTGCCACAGCGATGGCAACGACCTCGTCATTTATCAGGACGATTCCCGAACCGAGCGGCTCCGATTCACATTTCCTCGTCAACGAGACGGCCGTCGGCTCTGTCTTTCAGATTTCTTCCGGCCAATTGGAGCAACGCCAGATACCGTTGGCTTCCAGATCGTCACCGCCGGATCGGCAATCTCCGAACTGGAGCGCGAGCTGTTTGCAAAAGGTGAATACCAGGACTACCTTTTCACCCACGGCATGGGCGTCGAAACCGCCGAGGCGCTCGCAGAATACTGGCACCGCCAAGTACGGATTGAAATGGGGATCGCCGATCAGGAGCCGGATGAAATGCGGCTTTTGTTCAGTGCGAAGTACCACGGCGCAAGATATTCATTTGGCTACCCAGCATGCCCGAACCTTGAAGATCAAGCAAAGCTGTTCGAGCTTTTGCAACCGGAAGACATCGGAATAGGGCTTACGGAAGAGTTCATGCTCACTCCGGAGCAGTCGACGAGTGCAATCGTGGTTCACCACCCCGAAGCTAAGTACTTCAACATCCGATAA
- a CDS encoding sigma-70 family RNA polymerase sigma factor has protein sequence MNTYVQSWESSLVMEIRNGNADAFQSLMDTYRPMLIGLALRKLHNTDDAADVVQETFVKAFRSLKDFDTSRPLRPWLTRICMNCIVDLARQRKNSTESIDNHEYSLSDNGEMTERAEGALLQGQIMEAIKRLPWRYRQIIMMRHFEHMDVNEIAIQLHKPEGTIKSWLFRARAMLQKDLEPSFA, from the coding sequence ATGAACACCTACGTGCAGTCCTGGGAGTCGAGTCTTGTGATGGAAATCCGAAACGGTAATGCCGACGCTTTCCAATCGCTGATGGATACCTACCGACCGATGCTTATTGGACTCGCGCTTCGAAAGCTGCACAACACCGACGACGCCGCGGATGTCGTTCAAGAAACCTTCGTTAAGGCTTTCCGCAGCCTGAAGGACTTCGACACTAGCCGGCCGCTTCGACCGTGGCTTACACGCATCTGCATGAACTGCATCGTGGACCTTGCCCGCCAGCGAAAAAATTCAACCGAGTCAATCGACAACCACGAGTACTCGCTAAGCGACAACGGAGAGATGACCGAGCGAGCCGAGGGTGCCTTGCTACAAGGTCAAATCATGGAGGCAATCAAGCGGCTTCCATGGCGATATCGCCAGATCATCATGATGCGGCACTTCGAGCACATGGACGTAAACGAAATCGCCATCCAGCTCCATAAGCCGGAGGGAACGATCAAGAGCTGGCTGTTCCGAGCAAGGGCAATGCTCCAGAAGGATCTGGAACCGTCATTCGCCTGA